The Daucus carota subsp. sativus chromosome 7, DH1 v3.0, whole genome shotgun sequence genome window below encodes:
- the LOC108195040 gene encoding probable nucleoredoxin 1-2 isoform X1, whose amino-acid sequence MLPMSPGHKKSMILDTTRLRDVHEQIKSSGGNFSVICVPTHIEHNKNDFEYFNPYHEHLKIKFCTSFHHIHLDDSACLKQMENMIGIPKDPEAAYVILGPMNGSCRKVVSILNSDFFKWHGADAFPFTTEKIEQLTCEDEALWSCKHDLGTLLSVPDRDYVISNDCTKVPVSDLHQRTVCLLFYEDTLECRNWTEKLKNLYVVRNDFEVVVVFSITFGLGHSMEFKNRRRALKFWKVFSDMPWLAIPLDDPKCRQLWRIFSKQCSEKLLIIYSRGQYFEENGFKVLVETGFKKYPFMRKEVVRTSVAAKKEKNLSSFLGRNELIRGRDLYYAGREKFTASKLLGCSVVLLFLGVSGFRGFSDLLNGLHFNHGVTAHGVESFEIVYIPVTESPPEIVPDCDWMLVSPKEHLIPVFHHFFDDEITKNPGKQFTMAMVSFGQFGHYNHRGIIYTNCSKDAYNLFLETFPFNDNDDKESFKVLYNAAINKPRKKTDD is encoded by the exons ATGCTCCCCATGTCTCCTGGCCATAAGAAATCTATGATTCTTGATACTACCAGGTTGAGGGACGTTCATGAGCAAATTAAGTCTTCTGGTGGAAATTTTAGTGTCATTTGTGTGCCTACACATATAGAgcataataaaaatgattttgaatacttcaatccatACCATGAACACTTGAAGATCAAATTTTGCACTTCATTTCATCATATTCATCTCGATGATTCTGCATGCTTGAAGCAGATGGAGAATATGATTGGTATCCCGAAAGATCCGGAAGCAGCCTATGTTATCCTTGGTCCTATGAATGGTTCGTGCAGAAAGGTTGTCAGTATCCTTAATAGTGACTTTTTCAAGTGGCATGGAGCTGATGCTTTTCCGTTCACCACAGAAAAGATAGAACAACTGACATGTGAGGATGAAGCTTTGTGGAGTTGCAAACATGATCTTGGAACTCTTTTATCAGTGCCTGATCGTGATTATGTTATATCAAATGACTGCACAAAG GTCCCTGTTTCCGATCTACATCAAAGGACTGTTTGCCTCTTATTCTATGAAGATACTTTGGAGTGTAGAAATTGGACGGAGAAACTTAAGAATCTTTACGTAGTACGTAATGATTTTGAAGTGGTGGTTGTCTTCTCCATTACTTTTGGGCTTGGTCACTCGATGGAATTCAAGAATCGGAGACGCGCCTTAAAATTTTGGAAGGTGTTCAGTGACATGCCATGGTTGGCAATCCCTCTTGATGACCCCAAATGCAGGCAGCTGTGGCGCATTTTCAGTAAACAGTGCAGTGAAAAGTTGCTCATAATTTACTCTAGAGGACAATACTTTGAGGAAAATGGATTCAAAGTTCTGGTGGAGACTGGATTTAAAAAATATCCTTTTATGAGAAAGGAAGTGGTGCGGACTTCAGTTgcagcaaaaaaagaaaagaacttGTCCTCATTTTTGGGACGAAATGAACTTATTCGTGGTAGGGATTTGTATTATGCTGGACGG GAGAAATTTACAGCCTCCAAACTCTTGGGATGTTCAGTTGTCCTCCTTTTTTTGGGAGTATCAGGCTTCAGAGGCTTTAGTGACTTGCTGAATGGGCTACATTTTAATCACGGAGTTACCGCCCATGGTGTTGAAAGTTTTGAGATAGTTTACATTCCAGTGACGGAATCTCCCCCTGAGATTGTCCCTGACTGTGACTGGATGCTGGTTAGCCCCAAGGAGCACTTGATTCCTGTTTTTCATCACTTTTTTGATGACGAAATTACAAAAAATCCAGGAAAACAATTCACCATGGCGATGGTTAGTTTTGGACAGTTTGGACATTATAATCATCGTGGAATCATCTATACCAACTGTTCCAAGGACgcatataacttatttttggaGACCTTCCCGTTTAATGACAACGATGACAAGGAAAGCTTCAAAGTTCTATATAATGCTGCAATAAACAAACCAAGAAAGAAGACGGATGATTAG
- the LOC108196343 gene encoding cytochrome P450 736A117-like — MVFIPGESRLLLQDLMVALIPIIVLLFFIKWGFFNAPLSKKKLPPSPSRLPVLGNFHQLGLLPHRNLRSLAQKHGPIMLLHFGSVPTLVLSTADAAREVMKVQDLLFCDRPESSLYRRLLYDGKNISVAPYGEYWRQLKSIIVLQLLSNKMVQSFRKLREEETALMVNKIRDLASSSVPVDLSELFVTLTNDVSCRSAFGKKYSEEGSGREFKKLLEEFLQLLGSYSFADFVPWLGWVDRISGLDSKVERVFEKLDKFLQGVVQEHVDKQPIQLVGKTAESEHKEDFVDVLFRIQNETTHGISIGNDAVKAILVDVYAAGTDTTATVLEWAMSELLRNPNVMNKVQNEIREILGCKPDIEEIQENDLEKMQYLKAVIKETLRLHPPIPLLVPRSAREDVKLNGYDIAAGTMVIINAWAIGRDPATWNKPEQFEPERFLNSSIDFKGHDFQLIPFGAGRRGCPGIAFAMATNEFVLANLLHKFDWKLPEGKNWEDLDMRERPSLTVQRKIPLLAVATSCTR; from the exons atgGTTTTCATACCAGGAGAATCAAGATTGTTGTTGCAAGACCTTATGGTTGCTCTTATACCAATAATCGTGTTACTCTTCTTCATCAAATGGGGTTTTTTTAACGCCCCATTGAGCAAAAAGAAGTTGCCACCGTCACCATCAAGACTCCCAGTATTAGGAAACTTTCATCAGCTTGGACTGCTTCCTCACCGCAATCTGCGATCTTTGGCTCAAAAACATGGTCCGATCATGCTTCTTCACTTTGGCAGTGTGCCTACTCTTGTACTCTCTACTGCAGATGCAGCCCGTGAAGTCATGAAAGTTCAGGACCTATTGTTCTGTGACAGGCCTGAATCAAGTCTTTACAGACGTTTGCTTTATGACGGGAAGAATATATCTGTAGCGCCTTATGGAGAGTACTGGAGGCAGCTAAAAAGCATCATTGTTCTGCAGCTTCTGAGCAACAAAATGGTGCAGTCGTTTCGTAAATTAAGAGAAGAAGAAACTGCCCTTATGGTGAACAAGATCAGAGACTTGGCCTCTTCTTCAGTACCCGTGGATTTAAGCGAGTTGTTCGTGACACTGACTAATGATGTGTCCTGTAGATCTGCCTTTGGCAAGAAGTACAGTGAAGAGGGAAGTGGGAGGGAATTCAAGAAGCTTTTAGAGGAGTTTCTGCAGTTACTAGGTAGTTATAGTTTTGCGGATTTTGTTCCATGGCTTGGATGGGTTGATAGAATCAGCGGTTTGGATTCCAAAGTGGAAAGAGTTTTTGAAAAGCTTGACAAGTTCCTCCAAGGAGTCGTTCAAGAACACGTCGATAAACAACCAATACAGCTTGTTGGAAAAACTGCTGAATCTGAGCATAAGGAAGACTTTGTTGATGTCTTGTTCAGGATTCAGAATGAGACTACTCATGGGATCTCTATCGGAAATGATGCTGTCAAGGCAATCCTAGTG GATGTCTATGCTGCTGGAACTGATACCACAGCTACGGTCCTAGAATGGGCGATGTCAGAGCTCTTGAGAAACCCGAATGTCATGAATAAAGTACAAAACGAGATCAGAGAGATTCTTGGTTGCAAACCTGATATAgaagaaattcaagaaaatgatTTGGAGAAAATGCAGTATCTGAAGGCCGTGATCAAAGAAACTCTTCGTCTGCACCCTCCAATACCCTTGCTGGTTCCCAGATCAGCACGCGAAGATGTGAAATTAAACGGCTATGACATTGCTGCTGGAACCATGGTTATAATCAATGCCTGGGCTATAGGAAGAGACCCTGCAACATGGAATAAACCAGAGCAGTTTGAGCCAGAGAGGTTCTTGAATTCCTCTATTGATTTTAAGGGACATGATTTTCAGTTAATTCCGTTTGGAGCAGGCAGAAGAGGCTGCCCTGGAATCGCTTTCGCCATGGCCACCAATGAATTTGTGCTGGCAAATCTTCTGCATAAATTTGACTGGAAGTTGCCTGAGGGGAAAAACTGGGAGGATTTAGACATGCGCGAAAGGCCTAGTTTAACAGTCCAAAGGAAAATTCCCCTTCTCGCTGTCGCGACTTCATGTACCCGCTAG
- the LOC108196345 gene encoding angelicin synthase-like, protein MKMMEQYSSIPYFLTFFSVTIFLYKWLTRKTASENLPPCPPKLPIIGNLHQIGPVLHISLRSLAQKCGPLMLLNFGRVPFLVVSSADAAREIMKTHDLAFSDRPTSSVSRRIFYNGRDVGFSCYSEYWRQVKSTCVTQLLSRKRVHLFQNVRDEEIAIMIQNVRDSHSEIVNLSELFFGLTDNVVCRAALGKKFGRGEGDSHISLLSEITELLAHFSSIGDYIPLLYWVDWLRGLKGKVNKVALEVDAFLERVVRDHQSTIASDNASTNKDFVSILLEIQTQEKDTGFSIDKDCTKAIILDMLFAGIETTATTLEWTMAALIKNPDIMFKLKNEVREVGKGKAEIEDCDLVKMDYLKAVLKESMRLHMTGPLILPREARQDVNVMGYDIKAGTRVLINAWAIARDPSVWDKPEEFRPERFLNSPIDYKGLHFEYLPFGSGRRACPGNHFATAIIELAIANIVQKFDFELPDGARLEDLDMTAVTNINIRKKSPLLVIATPHV, encoded by the exons ATGAAGATGATGGAGCAATATAGCTCAATCCCATATTTCCTTACATTTTTTTCTGTCACAATTTTTCTCTACAAATGGTTAACAAGAAAAACAGCCTCAGAAAATCTTCCACCTTGTCCACCAAAACTTCCTATAATAGGAAACCTTCATCAAATTGGTCCAGTCCTGCACATTTCACTGCGATCCTTGGCTCAAAAATGTGGTCCATTGATGCTACTTAACTTCGGAAGGGTGCCTTTTCTGGTTGTTTCTTCAGCTGATGCAGCTCGAGAGATCATGAAAACCCATGATCTGGCTTTCTCAGACAGACCTACTTCAAGCGTGTCCAGAAGAATTTTCTATAATGGTAGAGACGTGGGATTTTCGTGTTATAGTGAGTATTGGAGACAGGTAAAGAGTACATGTGTTACTCAGCTCCTGAGTAGGAAAAGAGTTCATTTATTTCAGAATGTCAGAGACGAAGAAATAGCCATTATGATCCAAAATGTCAGAGATTCTCACTCAGAAATAGTAAATTTAAGCGAATTATTTTTTGGACTAACGGATAATGTAGTGTGCAGGGCTGCGCTAGGGAAGAAATTTGGAAGGGGCGAAGGGGATTCTCATATTAGCCTGCTCTCGGAAATAACTGAGCTTTTAGCTCATTTCAGCAGCATAGGAGATTATATTCCATTGCTTTATTGGGTTGATTGGCTCAGAGGTTTGAAGGGGAAGGTGAATAAAGTAGCCCTCGAGGTTGATGCTTTTCTGGAACGCGTTGTTAGAGATCATCAGAGTACTATTGCTTCGGATAATGCTTCTACAAACAAGGACTTTGTATCCATTTTGCTTGAGATTCAGACGCAGGAAAAAGATACAGGCTTTTCTATTGATAAGGATTGTACTAAAGCTATTATCTTG GATATGCTTTTCGCTGGAATTGaaacaacagcaacaacttTAGAGTGGACAATGGCAGCCCTGATAAAGAATCCGGATATCATGTTTAAATTGAAGAATGAGGTCCGAGAAGTAGGCAAAGGCAAAGCAGAAATAGAGGACTGTGATTTAGTCAAGATGGACTATCTGAAAGCAGTACTGAAAGAGAGCATGAGACTTCACATGACAGGTCCACTGATACTTCCTAGAGAAGCAAGGCAGGACGTAAACGTGATGGGGTATGACATTAAAGCCGGGACACGAGTACTCATCAATGCCTGGGCAATTGCAAGAGACCCTTCTGTGTGGGACAAGCCAGAAGAGTTTCGGCCTGAGAGGTTCTTGAATAGTCCTATCGACTACAAAGGCCTTCACTTCGAGTATCTTCCCTTTGGAAGTGGGCGGAGGGCTTGCCCTGGGAACCATTTTGCAACAGCCATTATTGAACTTGCAATAGCAAATATAGTTCaaaagtttgattttgaattgcCTGATGGAGCAAGACTGGAGGATTTGGACATGACTGCTGTCACGAACATCAATATTCGAAAGAAATCTCCTCTCTTGGTGATTGCCACACCACATGTTTAA
- the LOC108196344 gene encoding cytochrome P450 736A117-like: MVFIQGEARMLLQDLVVALIPIIASLLFIKWLFFSAPVNRKNLPPSPSRLPVLGNFHQLGLLPHRNLQSLAQKHGPMMLLHFGSVPTLVLSSADAAREVMKVQDLKFCDRPSSSLLRRLLYDGKDISVAPYGEYWRQLKSIIVLQLLSNKRVQSFRRLREEETALMVNKIRDLSSSSLSVDLSELFVTLSNDVSCRSAFGKKYSEDGSGREFKKLLKEFLELLGSYSFADFVPWLRWVDRISGLDGKVDRVFKNLDKFLQGVVQEHLDKQANQLEDKENFVDILLRIQNETIHGISIENDNIKAILLDVYAAGTDTTSTVLEWAMSELLRNPYVMNTVQKEIRDILGCKPDIEENDLEKMQYLKAVIKETLRLHPPIPLLVPRSAREDVKLNGYDIAAGTMVITNAWAIGRDPATWNEPEKFQPERFLNSSIDFKGQDFQLIPFGAGRRACPGISFAMATNEFVLANLLHKFDWKLPDGRNGEDLDMSERPSASVKRKIPLLAVATSCCC, translated from the exons ATGGTTTTCATACAAGGAGAAGCAAGAATGTTGTTGCAAGACCTTGTGGTTGCTCTTATACCAATAATCGCCTCGCTCTTATTCATCAAATGGTTATTTTTCAGTGCCCCAGTGAACAGAAAAAACTTGCCACCTTCACCATCAAGACTCCCAGTATTAGGAAACTTCCATCAGCTAGGACTGCTTCCTCACCGTAATCTTCAATCCTTGGCTCAGAAACATGGTCCAATGATGCTTCTTCACTTTGGAAGTGTGCCTACTCTTGTACTTTCCTCTGCGGATGCAGCCCGTGAAGTCATGAAAGTCCAGGACCTAAAATTTTGTGACAGGCCTTCATCAAGTCTTTTGAGGCGTCTGCTGTATGACGGGAAGGATATATCCGTGGCACCTTATGGAGAGTACTGGAGGCAGCTAAAAAGCATCATCGTTCTGCAGCTTTTGAGCAACAAAAGGGTGCAGTCATTTCGTAGACTAAGAGAAGAAGAAACTGCCCTTATGGTGAACAAGATTAGAGACTTGTCCTCTTCTTCACTGTCCGTGGATTTAAGCGAGTTGTTTGTGACACTAAGTAATGATGTGTCCTGTAGGTCTGCGTTTGGGAAGAAGTATAGTGAAGACGGAAGTGGGAGGGAATTTAAGAAGCTTTTAAAGGAGTTTCTGGAGTTATTAGGTAGTTATAGTTTTGCGGATTTTGTTCCATGGCTTAGATGGGTAGATCGAATAAGTGGTTTGGATGGCAAAGTGGACAGAGTTTTCAAAAATCTTGATAAGTTCCTCCAAGGAGTTGTTCAAGAACACTTGGATAAACAAGCAAATCAGCTTGAAGATAAGGAAAACTTTGTTGATATCTTGCTCAGGATTCAAAATGAAACTATTCATGGGATATCTATTGAAAATGATAATATCAAGGCAATCCTCTTG GATGTATATGCTGCTGGAACTGATACCACCTCTACGGTCCTTGAATGGGCAATGTCTGAACTCTTGAGAAACCCGTATGTCATGAATACAGTACAAAAGGAGATCAGAGATATTCTTGGTTGCAAACCTGATATAGAAGAAAACGATTTGGAGAAAATGCAGTATCTGAAGGCAGTGATCAAAGAAACTCTTCGTCTGCACCCTCCAATACCCTTGTTGGTTCCCAGATCAGCACGTGAAGATGTGAAATTAAACGGCTATGACATTGCTGCTGGAACCATGGTTATAACTAATGCCTGGGCTATTGGAAGAGACCCTGCAACATGGAACGAACCGGAAAAGTTTCAGCCAGAGAGGTTCTTGAATTCCtctattgattttaaaggaCAAGATTTTCAGTTGATTCCCTTTGGAGCTGGCAGAAGAGCCTGTCCCGGAATTTCTTTTGCCATGGCTACTAATGAATTTGTGCTGGCAAATCTCCTGCATAAATTTGACTGGAAGTTGCCTGACGGAAGAAATGGGGAGGATTTAGACATGAGTGAAAGACCCAGTGCTTCGGTTAAAAGAAAAATTCCACTTCTTGCTGTTGCAACTTCATGTTGCTGCTAG
- the LOC108195040 gene encoding probable nucleoredoxin 1 isoform X3, whose product MGTFSLAKLLKIFLVPVSDLHQRTVCLLFYEDTLECRNWTEKLKNLYVVRNDFEVVVVFSITFGLGHSMEFKNRRRALKFWKVFSDMPWLAIPLDDPKCRQLWRIFSKQCSEKLLIIYSRGQYFEENGFKVLVETGFKKYPFMRKEVVRTSVAAKKEKNLSSFLGRNELIRGRDLYYAGREKFTASKLLGCSVVLLFLGVSGFRGFSDLLNGLHFNHGVTAHGVESFEIVYIPVTESPPEIVPDCDWMLVSPKEHLIPVFHHFFDDEITKNPGKQFTMAMVSFGQFGHYNHRGIIYTNCSKDAYNLFLETFPFNDNDDKESFKVLYNAAINKPRKKTDD is encoded by the exons ATGGGAACATTCTCTCTTGCAAAATTGCTAAAGATTTTCCTG GTCCCTGTTTCCGATCTACATCAAAGGACTGTTTGCCTCTTATTCTATGAAGATACTTTGGAGTGTAGAAATTGGACGGAGAAACTTAAGAATCTTTACGTAGTACGTAATGATTTTGAAGTGGTGGTTGTCTTCTCCATTACTTTTGGGCTTGGTCACTCGATGGAATTCAAGAATCGGAGACGCGCCTTAAAATTTTGGAAGGTGTTCAGTGACATGCCATGGTTGGCAATCCCTCTTGATGACCCCAAATGCAGGCAGCTGTGGCGCATTTTCAGTAAACAGTGCAGTGAAAAGTTGCTCATAATTTACTCTAGAGGACAATACTTTGAGGAAAATGGATTCAAAGTTCTGGTGGAGACTGGATTTAAAAAATATCCTTTTATGAGAAAGGAAGTGGTGCGGACTTCAGTTgcagcaaaaaaagaaaagaacttGTCCTCATTTTTGGGACGAAATGAACTTATTCGTGGTAGGGATTTGTATTATGCTGGACGG GAGAAATTTACAGCCTCCAAACTCTTGGGATGTTCAGTTGTCCTCCTTTTTTTGGGAGTATCAGGCTTCAGAGGCTTTAGTGACTTGCTGAATGGGCTACATTTTAATCACGGAGTTACCGCCCATGGTGTTGAAAGTTTTGAGATAGTTTACATTCCAGTGACGGAATCTCCCCCTGAGATTGTCCCTGACTGTGACTGGATGCTGGTTAGCCCCAAGGAGCACTTGATTCCTGTTTTTCATCACTTTTTTGATGACGAAATTACAAAAAATCCAGGAAAACAATTCACCATGGCGATGGTTAGTTTTGGACAGTTTGGACATTATAATCATCGTGGAATCATCTATACCAACTGTTCCAAGGACgcatataacttatttttggaGACCTTCCCGTTTAATGACAACGATGACAAGGAAAGCTTCAAAGTTCTATATAATGCTGCAATAAACAAACCAAGAAAGAAGACGGATGATTAG
- the LOC108195836 gene encoding cytochrome P450 736A117, producing MSAHSEQLASSQLLYLFVLWLIPLALTIFLIKRLFANSVSHRNSPPSPSKLPIIGHLHKLGLYPHRSLQKLAQRHGPLMLLRLGSVPTLIVSSAEAAQEALKTHDLAFADRPRSKLNEKLLYKYKDVSSAPYGEYWRQMKSICVIQLLSNKRVYDMRRVRENETALLVKKIAESSPSVVDLSDLLMAYTNDVVSMSAFGQKFSEGESGRQLRRLMKEFVSVLGGFDIGTYIPRLAWFSSLLGIYNKADAVAKEFDEFLERIVDEHVDTTKRERAEGAEDFVDVLLEIYKDKSITGYSIDRESIKAIVLDVLAAGTDTTYTVLEWAMTELLRHPQVMAKLQNELRSTGRKRSDIIVPDEYEKIPYLEAVIKETLRVHPPVPLLVPREARNDVNIMGYEIVAKTMVIVNAWAIGRDPTLWDEPDEFRPERFLNSSVDIRGHDFQLIPFGVGRRSCPGISFAMVTNEIALANLLHKFNWELPNGMKRGDLDMTETTGSTIHKKEPLLAIATPYSV from the exons ATGTCTGCTCATTCAGAGCAACTAGCAAGTTCACAACTACTATACCTCTTCGTTCTCTGGCTTATACCTTTAGCTCTAACAATCTTCCTCATCAAACGCCTCTTTGCAAATTCAGTTAGCCACCGAAACTCACCACCTTCTCCGTCCAAACTGCCAATCATCGGACACTTGCATAAACTAGGCTTATATCCGCATCGCTCTCTGCAAAAGTTGGCACAGAGACATGGACCACTCATGCTGCTACGCCTTGGTAGCGTGCCAACGCTCATTGTCTCGTCTGCTGAGGCAGCTCAAGAGGCCTTAAAAACTCATGACTTAGCCTTTGCAGATAGGCCTAGATCAAAGCTTAACGAAAAGCTGTTGTATAAGTATAAAGATGTTTCCTCTGCACCTTATGGAGAATACTGGAGGCAAATGAAAAGCATATGTGTCATCCAGCTTTTGAGTAACAAGAGAGTTTACGATATGAGGAGAGTAAGAGAGAATGAAACAGCCCTCCTGGTGAAGAAGATTGCTGAGTCCTCTCCTTCCGTAGTAGACCTGAGTGATTTATTGATGGCTTACACGAATGATGTAGTTTCGATGTCAGCCTTTGGGCAGAAGTTCAGCGAGGGAGAGAGTGGGAGGCAGTTGAGGAGGTTAATGAAAGAGTTTGTGAGTGTATTAGGTGGATTTGATATTGGAACCTACATTCCACGGCTTGCATGGTTTAGTAGTTTATTGGGTATCTACAATAAAGCGGATGCTGTTGCTAAAGAGTTTGATGAATTTCTTGAAAGAATAGTTGATGAACATGTTGATACTACGAAAAGAGAAAGAGCTGAAGGCGCAGAGGATTTTGTAGATGTTTTGCTTGAGATTTACAAGGATAAGAGCATCACCGGCTATTCCATTGATAGAGAGAGCATCAAAGCTATTGTATTG GATGTTCTAGCAGCAGGAACTGATACTACCTACACAGTTCTAGAATGGGCGATGACAGAACTGCTAAGGCACCCCCAGGTCATGGCGAAACTGCAAAATGAGTTGAGATCGACTGGCAGAAAGAGATCTGACATTATTGTTCCAGATGAGTATGAGAAGATTCCTTATTTGGAAGCAGTGATTAAAGAAACTCTCCGTGTACATCCTCCAGTCCCATTATTAGTTCCACGAGAAGCAAGAAATGATGTTAACATCATGGGCTATGAGATTGTTGCCAAAACCATGGTTATTGTGAATGCCTGGGCAATCGGAAGAGACCCTACTTTGTGGGATGAACCAGATGAGTTTAGGCCAGAGAGGTTCCTGAATTCTTCTGTAGATATCAGAGGCCACGACTTCCAGCTCATCCCATTTGGAGTTGGAAGGAGAAGCTGCCCTGGGATCTCTTTTGCTATGGTCACTAATGAGATAGCACTGGCAAATCTTCTGCACAAGTTTAACTGGGAACTACCCAATGGAATGAAGAGGGGGGATTTGGACATGACTGAGACTACTGGTTCGACGATTCATAAGAAAGAACCTCTTCTTGCTATCGCGACTCCATATTCTGTCTGA
- the LOC108195040 gene encoding probable nucleoredoxin 1-2 isoform X2, with protein sequence MFSNRDPIMRASPGKIFIKNFDKSVDHKGLNHTFSGYGNILSCKIAKDFPGIRVEKKNMCIYVGEASIGGKLVSAACCIGILVHQHCHRVPVSDLHQRTVCLLFYEDTLECRNWTEKLKNLYVVRNDFEVVVVFSITFGLGHSMEFKNRRRALKFWKVFSDMPWLAIPLDDPKCRQLWRIFSKQCSEKLLIIYSRGQYFEENGFKVLVETGFKKYPFMRKEVVRTSVAAKKEKNLSSFLGRNELIRGRDLYYAGREKFTASKLLGCSVVLLFLGVSGFRGFSDLLNGLHFNHGVTAHGVESFEIVYIPVTESPPEIVPDCDWMLVSPKEHLIPVFHHFFDDEITKNPGKQFTMAMVSFGQFGHYNHRGIIYTNCSKDAYNLFLETFPFNDNDDKESFKVLYNAAINKPRKKTDD encoded by the exons ATGTTTTCTAATCGGGATCCTATCATGCGCGCAAGTCCtggaaaaatatttatcaag AATTTCGACAAGTCAGTTGACCACAAAGGACTAAATCACACATTCTCTGGATATGGGAACATTCTCTCTTGCAAAATTGCTAAAGATTTTCCTG GCATCAGGGTAGAAAAAAAGAACATGTGCATATACGTTGGAGAAGCGTCTATTGGTGGTAAGCTCGTGTCAGCTGCGTGTTGCATAGGCATTTTAGTACATCAGCACTGCCACCGG GTCCCTGTTTCCGATCTACATCAAAGGACTGTTTGCCTCTTATTCTATGAAGATACTTTGGAGTGTAGAAATTGGACGGAGAAACTTAAGAATCTTTACGTAGTACGTAATGATTTTGAAGTGGTGGTTGTCTTCTCCATTACTTTTGGGCTTGGTCACTCGATGGAATTCAAGAATCGGAGACGCGCCTTAAAATTTTGGAAGGTGTTCAGTGACATGCCATGGTTGGCAATCCCTCTTGATGACCCCAAATGCAGGCAGCTGTGGCGCATTTTCAGTAAACAGTGCAGTGAAAAGTTGCTCATAATTTACTCTAGAGGACAATACTTTGAGGAAAATGGATTCAAAGTTCTGGTGGAGACTGGATTTAAAAAATATCCTTTTATGAGAAAGGAAGTGGTGCGGACTTCAGTTgcagcaaaaaaagaaaagaacttGTCCTCATTTTTGGGACGAAATGAACTTATTCGTGGTAGGGATTTGTATTATGCTGGACGG GAGAAATTTACAGCCTCCAAACTCTTGGGATGTTCAGTTGTCCTCCTTTTTTTGGGAGTATCAGGCTTCAGAGGCTTTAGTGACTTGCTGAATGGGCTACATTTTAATCACGGAGTTACCGCCCATGGTGTTGAAAGTTTTGAGATAGTTTACATTCCAGTGACGGAATCTCCCCCTGAGATTGTCCCTGACTGTGACTGGATGCTGGTTAGCCCCAAGGAGCACTTGATTCCTGTTTTTCATCACTTTTTTGATGACGAAATTACAAAAAATCCAGGAAAACAATTCACCATGGCGATGGTTAGTTTTGGACAGTTTGGACATTATAATCATCGTGGAATCATCTATACCAACTGTTCCAAGGACgcatataacttatttttggaGACCTTCCCGTTTAATGACAACGATGACAAGGAAAGCTTCAAAGTTCTATATAATGCTGCAATAAACAAACCAAGAAAGAAGACGGATGATTAG